The proteins below are encoded in one region of Ferruginibacter lapsinanis:
- the gltB gene encoding glutamate synthase large subunit, with amino-acid sequence MANSTGLYLPQLEHDSCGIGFVANIKGNKSHQNISDALTILENMEHRGATGSEKNSGDGAGIFIQIPHEFFFDECVKLGVHLPAFGKYGVGVVFFPKEIKLREECREIFARAAEKLGLEILCYRSVPVNTTDIGPTALSVEPVMEHVFIACPDHIQNTDEFERKLFVLRNYASHTISNTVRKDAIGFYIASLSSKTVVYKGQLRSIQVRNYFTDLTNKRVVSAFGLVHSRFATNTFPSWKLAQPFRYIAHNGEINTLQGNLNWLKAGENSYESPLFTKEEMEMLTPITVPDQSDSACLDNMIEMLVLSGRSVPHVMMMLIPEAWDGDDKMDPVKKAFYEYHASIMEPWDGPASISFTDGKIIGATLDRNGLRPSRYCVTHDDRVIMASESGALIIDPKLVKENGRLQPGKMFVVDMEQGRIISDEEVKHTICSQKPYGDWLNKYKIRLEELPEPRVMFTHLEHDQIFKYQKAFGYSTEDLDTIIAPMALDGKEPIGSMGTDTPLAILSDQPQHLSSYFKQLFAQVTNPPIDPIRERLVMSLATFVGNNGNVLVEDPLSCHTVALKHPVLSNHELEKIRSIDTGIFQAKTLQIYYRADGKPDSMKKALDRICRYAVDAAQDGFEVLILTDRSIDSDHAPIPSLLATAAIHHHLIRKGLRGSVGLVVEAGDVWEVHHFACLLAFGATAINPYLALSSIRDMKLSGKLDTDLDVEQLKKNYTKAVKDGLLKVFSKMGISTLQSYQGAQIFEIIGLNKTVVDKYFTGAVSRIEGMGLDEIAKENLAKHQYAYSRKEVPVDRLSVGGVYQWKRKGEFHLFNPQTIHLLQYSTRTDDYNTFKKYSKLVNDQSEKACTLRGLFEFNPNRKSISIDEVEPAENIYKRFATGAMSFGSISHEAHSTLAIAMNRLGGKSNTGEGGEDEMRYTPLPNGDSMRSAIKQVASARFGVTSYYLTEADELQIKMAQGAKPGEGGQLPGHKVDDWIGKTRHSTPGVGLISPPPHHDIYSIEDLAQLIFDLKNANRAARINVKLVSKAGVGTIAAGVTKAKADVVLISGFDGGTGASPVSSIKHAGLPWELGLAEAQQTLVRNKLRSRVVLQTDGQLKTGRDIAIATLLGAEEWGVATAALVTEGCIMMRKCHLNTCPVGVATQDPELRKRFTGNADHVVNLFKFLTQELREIMAELGFRTINEMVGQADCLKAKDDIKHWKYSKLDLSPILYKEPSLPHVGLYNSEIQDHELTEVLDWKLLAAAKPALEKGEKVSASFPIINLDRTVGTILSNEISKKYKGEGLPDDTIHFKFTGIAGQSFGAFNAKGLTLELEGGANDYFGKGLSGARLIVYPNTKATFVPEDNIIIGNVAFYGATSGEAYIRGKGGERFAVRNSGVRAVVEGVGDHGCEYMTGGTIVILGDTGRNFAAGMSGGIAYIYDVKGNFAEQCNQEMVDLDPVGDDDKADLLQLITNHYQNTKSTVAKFVIDDFENQVKNFVKVFPTDYKKVLQNKSAKVKA; translated from the coding sequence ATGGCAAACAGTACTGGTTTATATTTACCCCAGTTAGAACATGATTCATGTGGTATCGGATTTGTAGCAAATATTAAAGGCAATAAATCTCACCAGAACATTTCGGATGCGTTAACCATATTAGAAAATATGGAGCATAGAGGTGCAACCGGAAGTGAAAAGAATTCCGGCGATGGCGCAGGTATCTTTATACAGATCCCTCACGAATTCTTCTTTGATGAATGCGTAAAATTAGGCGTTCATCTTCCTGCATTTGGCAAATATGGAGTTGGTGTTGTATTTTTTCCCAAAGAGATCAAACTTAGAGAAGAGTGCCGTGAAATTTTTGCCAGAGCTGCTGAGAAATTAGGGCTTGAGATATTATGCTACAGAAGTGTTCCGGTAAATACAACCGATATCGGTCCAACAGCGTTGTCTGTAGAACCGGTAATGGAGCATGTATTCATCGCTTGTCCGGATCATATTCAAAATACGGATGAATTTGAGCGTAAACTCTTTGTATTACGTAACTATGCAAGCCATACTATCAGTAATACTGTTCGTAAAGATGCCATTGGTTTCTACATAGCCTCTTTATCAAGCAAAACAGTTGTATATAAAGGACAATTAAGAAGTATACAGGTTCGTAATTATTTTACAGATCTTACTAATAAAAGAGTTGTATCAGCATTTGGTTTAGTACACTCACGTTTTGCTACCAATACATTCCCTTCATGGAAATTGGCGCAACCATTCAGGTATATTGCTCATAACGGGGAGATCAATACATTACAAGGAAATCTTAACTGGTTAAAGGCTGGCGAAAATAGTTATGAATCTCCTCTTTTTACTAAAGAAGAGATGGAAATGCTTACACCTATCACTGTTCCCGATCAGTCAGATTCTGCCTGTTTGGATAACATGATAGAAATGCTGGTACTTTCAGGTAGATCTGTTCCCCATGTAATGATGATGTTGATCCCTGAAGCATGGGATGGTGATGATAAAATGGATCCGGTTAAAAAAGCCTTCTACGAATATCATGCTTCTATCATGGAACCATGGGATGGCCCGGCTTCTATTTCATTTACCGATGGTAAAATTATTGGAGCAACATTAGACAGAAACGGACTACGTCCTTCAAGATATTGTGTTACACATGATGACAGAGTTATTATGGCTTCTGAGTCTGGCGCATTGATCATCGATCCTAAATTAGTGAAAGAAAACGGAAGGCTGCAACCGGGTAAAATGTTTGTGGTTGATATGGAGCAAGGACGTATCATCAGTGACGAAGAAGTTAAGCATACTATCTGTTCACAAAAACCTTATGGGGATTGGTTGAATAAATACAAAATTCGTTTAGAAGAATTGCCTGAACCAAGAGTAATGTTCACTCATCTGGAACATGATCAGATCTTCAAATATCAAAAAGCATTTGGTTATTCTACCGAAGATCTGGATACTATCATTGCTCCAATGGCATTGGATGGTAAAGAGCCGATCGGTTCAATGGGTACAGATACGCCTTTGGCCATCTTAAGCGATCAGCCTCAACATTTAAGTTCATATTTCAAACAATTATTTGCCCAGGTTACTAACCCTCCGATAGATCCTATCAGAGAAAGACTGGTAATGTCTCTGGCAACTTTTGTTGGTAATAATGGAAATGTATTGGTAGAAGATCCATTAAGCTGTCATACAGTAGCATTAAAACATCCTGTTCTGTCTAATCATGAATTAGAAAAGATCAGGAGTATTGATACCGGTATCTTTCAGGCAAAAACATTACAAATATATTATAGAGCAGATGGCAAACCCGATTCAATGAAAAAAGCATTGGATAGAATTTGTCGTTATGCAGTAGATGCAGCGCAGGATGGTTTTGAAGTATTGATTTTGACCGACAGGTCGATCGATTCAGATCATGCTCCTATCCCGTCATTGTTAGCAACAGCAGCCATTCATCATCACCTTATCCGTAAAGGATTGCGTGGAAGTGTTGGTTTAGTGGTAGAAGCCGGTGATGTTTGGGAAGTACACCACTTCGCTTGTTTGTTAGCGTTTGGTGCAACTGCTATCAATCCATATTTGGCATTATCCAGCATACGTGATATGAAACTATCTGGTAAATTGGATACAGATCTGGATGTAGAACAACTTAAAAAGAATTATACCAAGGCCGTTAAAGATGGTTTGTTGAAAGTGTTCTCAAAAATGGGAATTTCAACATTACAATCTTATCAGGGAGCACAGATATTTGAAATTATCGGTTTAAATAAAACGGTAGTTGATAAATATTTCACCGGTGCGGTATCTCGTATCGAAGGTATGGGGCTGGATGAAATTGCTAAAGAGAATTTAGCGAAGCATCAATATGCATACAGTAGAAAAGAGGTGCCTGTAGACAGGTTATCTGTAGGTGGTGTGTATCAATGGAAACGTAAAGGTGAATTCCATTTATTCAATCCGCAAACCATTCACTTACTGCAATATTCTACAAGAACGGATGATTACAATACGTTCAAAAAATATTCGAAACTTGTAAACGATCAAAGCGAAAAGGCTTGTACGTTGAGAGGCTTGTTTGAATTCAATCCAAATCGTAAATCTATTTCAATTGATGAAGTAGAACCTGCAGAAAATATCTATAAGCGTTTTGCCACAGGTGCAATGAGTTTTGGCTCTATCTCTCATGAAGCACATAGTACATTAGCTATTGCAATGAATCGCTTAGGCGGTAAAAGTAATACGGGAGAAGGAGGAGAAGATGAAATGCGTTATACGCCATTACCTAATGGTGATAGTATGCGTAGTGCGATCAAACAGGTGGCTTCTGCAAGATTTGGTGTGACGAGTTACTACCTTACTGAAGCAGACGAATTGCAAATTAAAATGGCACAAGGCGCTAAGCCGGGTGAAGGAGGACAATTACCTGGTCATAAAGTTGATGACTGGATCGGTAAAACCCGTCACTCTACACCGGGTGTGGGGTTAATTTCTCCACCACCGCACCATGATATTTATTCTATTGAAGATCTGGCTCAGTTAATATTCGATTTAAAAAATGCTAACCGAGCTGCAAGAATAAATGTGAAACTGGTTTCTAAAGCCGGCGTAGGTACTATTGCTGCAGGTGTTACAAAAGCTAAAGCAGATGTAGTGTTGATCTCTGGTTTTGATGGTGGAACAGGAGCGTCTCCGGTTAGTTCTATCAAACATGCTGGGTTACCTTGGGAACTTGGTTTGGCAGAAGCACAACAAACATTAGTAAGAAATAAATTACGCAGCAGGGTTGTATTACAAACCGATGGTCAATTGAAGACCGGTAGAGATATTGCGATCGCAACTTTATTAGGTGCTGAAGAGTGGGGTGTGGCAACAGCTGCATTGGTTACCGAAGGTTGTATCATGATGCGTAAATGTCATTTGAATACATGTCCGGTTGGCGTGGCTACACAAGATCCTGAATTACGTAAACGTTTTACCGGTAATGCAGATCATGTGGTAAATCTTTTTAAATTCTTAACACAGGAATTAAGAGAGATAATGGCAGAACTTGGTTTCAGAACGATCAATGAAATGGTTGGACAGGCTGATTGCTTAAAAGCAAAAGATGATATCAAGCATTGGAAATACAGTAAACTGGATCTTTCTCCAATATTATACAAAGAACCCTCATTACCACATGTAGGTTTATACAACAGTGAGATTCAGGATCATGAATTGACTGAAGTACTAGATTGGAAATTATTGGCAGCTGCTAAACCTGCTCTGGAGAAAGGAGAAAAAGTATCAGCATCATTCCCTATCATAAATTTAGATCGTACGGTTGGAACTATCTTATCTAACGAAATATCTAAAAAATATAAAGGCGAGGGATTACCTGATGATACCATCCACTTTAAGTTTACAGGTATAGCCGGACAAAGCTTTGGTGCATTTAATGCAAAAGGACTGACACTAGAATTAGAAGGTGGAGCAAACGATTATTTTGGTAAAGGTTTAAGTGGAGCAAGATTGATCGTATATCCTAATACAAAAGCAACTTTTGTTCCTGAAGATAATATCATCATTGGTAACGTTGCTTTTTATGGGGCTACATCCGGAGAGGCCTATATCAGAGGTAAAGGAGGAGAAAGGTTTGCTGTACGTAACTCAGGTGTAAGAGCGGTTGTAGAAGGTGTAGGAGATCACGGTTGCGAATATATGACAGGAGGAACGATCGTTATTCTTGGAGATACAGGAAGAAACTTTGCAGCTGGTATGAGCGGTGGTATTGCATATATATATGATGTAAAAGGAAATTTTGCTGAACAATGTAATCAGGAGATGGTTGATCTTGATCCGGTAGGAGATGATGATAAAGCAGATCTATTGCAATTGATCACTAATCATTATCAAAACACAAAGAGTACAGTGGCCAAATTCGTAATTGATGATTTTGAAAATCAGGTGAAGAATTTTGTAAAAGTATTCCCTACAGATTACAAAAAAGTGTTGCAAAACAAAAGTGCTAAAGTGAAAGCATAA
- a CDS encoding glutamate synthase subunit beta: MGKPTGFLEFTRELPAKRPAAERVNDYKEFIERFPDDKLNQQSGRCMNCGIPFCHSGCPLGNVIPEFNDAVYRKSWQEAYEILSSTNNFPEFTGRICPAPCETACVLGINQPAITIEEIERHIIEIAFEKGYVQPQKQISRTGKRIAVVGSGPAGLAAAAQLNAAGHLVTVFERDDAPGGLLRYGIPDFKLEKWVIDRRVKLMEEEGVIFRNNTNVGVDISVNDLLREYQAIVLAGGSTIPRNLPIPGRELKGIYFAMDFLKQQNKRVAGRKVNGEDIVVTGKNVVVIGGGDTGSDCVGTSNRQKAASITQFELLPKPPAERNIQMPWPTYPMVLKTTSSHEEGCERKWAVATKEFIGDGKGNLKALKLVDLEWKIVDGKPASFVEIAGSEREIPCEYAFLAMGFVHPQHEGVVNQLDVELDERGNVKATEKNYQTNINKVFAAGDVRRGQSLVVWAIKEGRDCAQKVDEFLMGQSLLETADGDAIARYLR; encoded by the coding sequence ATGGGTAAACCAACGGGTTTTTTAGAATTTACGAGAGAATTACCGGCAAAGCGTCCGGCAGCGGAAAGAGTAAATGACTATAAAGAATTTATAGAAAGATTTCCTGATGATAAGCTGAACCAGCAATCGGGCAGATGCATGAACTGTGGTATTCCATTTTGTCATAGTGGTTGCCCATTAGGTAATGTTATCCCTGAGTTCAATGATGCTGTATATCGTAAAAGCTGGCAGGAAGCGTATGAAATATTATCTTCTACAAATAATTTCCCTGAATTCACCGGCAGAATATGCCCGGCACCTTGCGAAACAGCTTGTGTGTTAGGGATCAATCAGCCTGCTATTACTATTGAAGAAATAGAAAGACATATCATAGAAATTGCTTTTGAAAAAGGGTATGTACAACCGCAAAAACAAATTTCCAGAACAGGAAAAAGAATTGCGGTAGTAGGAAGTGGTCCGGCAGGTTTAGCAGCAGCGGCACAATTGAATGCTGCCGGCCATTTAGTAACTGTATTCGAAAGAGACGATGCTCCCGGAGGTTTATTACGTTATGGCATACCAGATTTTAAATTGGAAAAATGGGTAATTGACAGACGTGTAAAATTAATGGAAGAAGAAGGTGTTATTTTCAGAAATAATACCAACGTAGGAGTAGATATATCAGTAAATGATCTTTTGAGAGAATATCAGGCGATCGTTTTGGCCGGAGGATCAACTATTCCACGAAATTTGCCGATACCTGGCAGAGAATTGAAAGGCATTTATTTCGCAATGGACTTTTTGAAACAACAAAATAAAAGAGTAGCCGGAAGAAAGGTTAATGGAGAAGATATTGTTGTAACTGGTAAAAATGTAGTTGTGATTGGTGGCGGAGATACTGGTAGTGATTGTGTTGGTACGTCTAACCGTCAAAAAGCTGCAAGTATTACTCAGTTTGAATTATTACCTAAGCCACCTGCGGAAAGAAATATACAAATGCCTTGGCCCACTTATCCAATGGTATTGAAAACAACTTCATCGCATGAAGAGGGGTGCGAAAGGAAATGGGCTGTTGCTACAAAAGAATTCATCGGTGACGGTAAGGGTAATTTAAAAGCACTTAAACTGGTAGATTTGGAATGGAAAATTGTGGATGGTAAACCAGCCAGCTTTGTAGAGATCGCCGGTTCAGAAAGAGAGATTCCTTGTGAATACGCTTTCCTTGCAATGGGCTTTGTGCATCCTCAGCATGAGGGAGTGGTAAATCAGCTGGATGTTGAATTGGATGAAAGAGGGAACGTAAAAGCCACCGAAAAGAATTATCAGACTAATATAAATAAAGTATTTGCTGCAGGGGATGTAAGGAGAGGGCAGTCTTTGGTAGTGTGGGCTATAAAAGAAGGAAGAGATTGTGCTCAAAAGGTAGACGAATTTTTAATGGGGCAATCATTATTAGAAACTGCAGATGGAGATGCCATTGCACGATACCTTAGGTAA
- a CDS encoding ammonium transporter yields the protein MSKQSIKNVTPFLVLLAVVIGALFVAPGASFDPNSVIDEATKAPKYTYNSGDIAWMLVSCAFVFLMTPALAFFYGGMVARKNVLSTMIKSTVAAGIVSVLWVVVQFSLCFGKSIGGFIGDPRTFFMFKNVMNGEPWSLATTIPLPLFSFFQLMFAIITPGLVVGAVAERIRFSSYSLFIVLFAVLVYSPLAHMAWHPDGYMFKMGVLDFAGGTVVHISAGMAALAGAIVLKRRRNVIAGGPIPPANIPYVLIGTGLLWFGWFGFNAGSAVGSGSLAVYAFATTNTAAAAAGLSWMFLDVFRGKKPSVLGFCIGAVVGLVAITPAAGFVGVPQALFIGFIAAIVSNVVAEFLKSHTKLDDPLDVFACHGLGGMTGMLLTGVFGDKNVNSLVVEGQFLIQLKGMLISATYSFVVAFIIFKLINLILPLRVTSEEEDEGLDASQHDENYVQGTLLVKTESGLQEKANY from the coding sequence ATGAGTAAACAATCAATTAAAAATGTAACTCCCTTCCTGGTGCTGTTAGCAGTAGTAATTGGTGCACTGTTTGTTGCACCGGGTGCTTCTTTTGATCCTAATTCTGTAATTGATGAAGCAACGAAAGCTCCAAAATACACTTATAATAGTGGTGACATTGCCTGGATGTTGGTGTCTTGTGCTTTTGTATTTTTAATGACTCCGGCTTTAGCCTTCTTTTACGGAGGAATGGTGGCTCGTAAGAATGTACTTTCTACTATGATCAAAAGTACGGTAGCTGCTGGTATCGTTTCTGTTTTATGGGTTGTTGTTCAATTCAGTCTTTGTTTTGGTAAATCAATTGGTGGTTTTATCGGTGATCCAAGAACATTCTTTATGTTTAAAAATGTAATGAATGGTGAGCCATGGTCTTTAGCTACTACTATTCCTTTACCGCTATTCTCTTTCTTTCAATTAATGTTTGCGATCATTACTCCGGGTCTGGTAGTAGGTGCTGTTGCAGAACGTATCCGTTTCAGTTCTTATTCTTTATTCATTGTATTGTTTGCTGTATTGGTATATTCTCCATTAGCCCATATGGCATGGCATCCTGATGGATACATGTTCAAAATGGGTGTGTTAGATTTCGCTGGTGGTACTGTGGTGCATATTTCAGCAGGTATGGCTGCTTTGGCAGGTGCTATCGTTTTAAAACGTCGTAGAAATGTTATTGCAGGCGGGCCTATTCCTCCGGCAAATATTCCTTACGTGTTGATAGGTACAGGTTTACTATGGTTCGGTTGGTTTGGTTTCAACGCAGGTAGTGCTGTTGGATCTGGGTCATTAGCTGTTTATGCTTTTGCTACAACAAATACTGCTGCTGCTGCTGCTGGTCTATCTTGGATGTTCTTAGATGTATTTAGAGGCAAAAAACCTTCAGTATTAGGTTTCTGTATCGGTGCTGTTGTTGGATTAGTTGCTATCACACCGGCTGCAGGCTTCGTAGGTGTTCCTCAGGCGTTATTTATCGGTTTTATCGCTGCTATCGTTTCTAATGTAGTAGCCGAATTCTTGAAAAGTCATACAAAATTGGATGATCCTTTAGATGTATTTGCTTGTCACGGTTTAGGTGGTATGACAGGTATGCTTTTAACAGGTGTATTCGGAGATAAAAATGTTAACTCATTAGTTGTTGAGGGTCAATTTTTAATTCAGTTAAAAGGAATGCTTATATCTGCTACTTATAGCTTTGTAGTAGCGTTCATTATCTTCAAATTGATCAACCTTATTCTTCCATTACGTGTTACTAGCGAAGAAGAAGATGAAGGGTTGGATGCTTCTCAACATGATGAAAATTATGTTCAAGGAACATTGCTTGTTAAAACTGAATCTGGTTTACAAGAAAAAGCTAATTACTAG
- a CDS encoding outer membrane beta-barrel protein, which translates to MTNTMTRKISLSIVAAFLCLNAAFAQTTITGSLDAYYRYNFGKSYGISNNLTSFTNSQNSFELGMASLKAEHTAGKVSGTIDLGFGKRAQEFSYNDGGSSNNDGTLMQAVKQAYISYAPCSKIKFTAGKWGTHVGYELLDAYLNRNYSMSYMFTNGPFFHTGIKADISLGGKNTLMVGVANPTDQVTDDQKVPKAAIAQFGTASKDDKYKVWVNYVGTFYKSGSENQIGVTATAAVASKFSLGYDGTIKLYSGGGSSANWWGSALYFNYDPKADLGLTLRTEYFSDKQDAILLGDNIFAATLSANYKVGGFTLVPEVRVDNGTFKLFNKADGGLTKSTVTALIAGIYHF; encoded by the coding sequence ATGACAAACACTATGACAAGAAAAATTTCTTTATCAATTGTAGCTGCATTTTTATGCTTAAATGCTGCTTTTGCTCAAACAACCATTACTGGTTCTCTTGATGCTTACTACCGTTATAACTTTGGTAAGTCTTATGGGATCTCTAACAACTTAACTTCTTTTACCAATTCACAAAATTCATTCGAATTGGGTATGGCTTCTTTGAAAGCTGAACACACAGCAGGAAAAGTTAGCGGAACAATCGATTTGGGTTTTGGTAAAAGAGCGCAGGAATTTTCTTATAACGACGGAGGCTCGTCTAACAATGACGGTACTTTAATGCAAGCTGTTAAACAAGCTTACATTTCTTATGCGCCATGTTCTAAAATTAAATTTACTGCTGGTAAATGGGGTACACACGTTGGATACGAATTGTTAGATGCTTATTTAAACAGAAACTATAGCATGAGCTATATGTTTACTAACGGTCCGTTTTTTCATACAGGTATCAAAGCTGATATCAGCTTAGGTGGAAAAAATACTTTGATGGTTGGAGTTGCAAACCCAACAGATCAGGTAACTGATGATCAAAAGGTTCCTAAAGCTGCTATCGCTCAATTCGGTACTGCATCTAAAGATGATAAATACAAAGTTTGGGTAAATTATGTTGGTACTTTCTACAAAAGCGGAAGCGAAAACCAAATTGGCGTTACTGCTACAGCAGCAGTTGCAAGCAAATTCAGCTTAGGGTATGATGGTACAATCAAATTATATTCTGGCGGTGGTTCTTCTGCTAATTGGTGGGGTTCTGCTTTATACTTCAACTACGATCCTAAAGCTGATTTAGGCCTTACACTTCGTACTGAATATTTCAGCGACAAACAAGATGCAATTTTGTTAGGCGATAATATTTTTGCTGCAACATTATCTGCAAATTACAAAGTTGGTGGATTTACACTTGTACCTGAAGTACGTGTTGATAACGGTACTTTCAAATTATTCAATAAAGCAGATGGAGGCTTAACAAAAAGCACAGTTACTGCTTTGATCGCAGGTATCTATCATTTCTAA
- a CDS encoding GNAT family N-acetyltransferase, translating to MDQFQSTALLVFTTERLLLRPLLPDDAKGILHIRSNDIVNRYIDRPKANTIEDAKEFLTRIENLTNNKGCYYWAIFLKETQELIGTICYFNFDNERRMAEIGYELLPDHQRKGIMLEAISTVINFGFETLNLSVIYALVKPDNERSVLQLLKNNFSKDINFEYINKEKSGNFNAYILTYDNYTKAKAS from the coding sequence ATGGACCAGTTTCAATCAACCGCATTATTAGTTTTTACTACTGAAAGATTATTATTAAGGCCACTCTTGCCGGATGACGCAAAGGGCATTTTACATATCAGATCCAATGATATAGTGAATAGGTATATTGACAGACCAAAAGCCAATACAATTGAAGACGCCAAAGAGTTTTTAACCAGAATTGAAAATCTTACAAATAACAAGGGATGTTATTACTGGGCTATATTCCTCAAAGAAACGCAAGAACTAATAGGCACTATTTGCTATTTTAATTTTGATAATGAAAGAAGAATGGCAGAGATCGGATATGAACTGTTACCTGATCATCAGCGTAAAGGGATCATGCTGGAAGCAATCTCTACCGTGATTAACTTTGGCTTTGAAACACTCAACCTTAGTGTAATCTATGCCTTAGTAAAACCCGATAACGAAAGGTCTGTTTTACAACTTTTGAAAAATAATTTTAGCAAAGACATCAATTTTGAATATATCAATAAAGAAAAGAGTGGGAATTTCAACGCCTATATATTAACTTATGACAATTACACAAAAGCAAAAGCTTCCTGA
- a CDS encoding sodium/sugar symporter yields MNSLQTKDYIVFLIYFLVVAGYGYIVYRRKKKISVDSKDYFLAEGSLTWWAIGASLIASNISAEQFIGMSGSGFKMGLAISTYEWMAAATLMIVAIFFIPVYLKNKIYTMPQFLSQRYNGTVAMIMAIFWLLLYVLVNLTSILYLGALAISSISGISITTCMLFLAIFAIIITLGGMKVIGYTDVIQVFFLILGGLVTTYIALNLVSKEFGTTGTINGFRLLTQHADDHFHMIFDKNNANYMDLPGLTVLIGGMWIVNLNYWGCNQYITQRALGADLKTARGGILFAAFLKLLMPVIVVLPGIAAYVLHQRGNFQTELLQNGELNPDRAYPVLLNLLPAGLKGLAFAALTAAIVASLAGKANSIATIFTLDIYKKINKSADETKLVKIGKLVVLVAMLLAVVIAPLMGIDKKGGFQYVQEYTGFVSPGIFAMFILGFFWKKTTSNAALFATIGGVIFSFVLKFIPAAVNLSFLSSIGFSKMNEKGIYEIPFLDRMGFVFCASVIGMYFISMYENKKGVKPNALELDRKMFGLNTSFTVGALIVCGILAALYTIFW; encoded by the coding sequence ATGAATTCACTTCAAACGAAAGATTATATTGTATTTCTTATTTACTTTTTGGTGGTAGCCGGATATGGATATATTGTATATCGCAGAAAGAAAAAAATATCAGTAGATAGCAAAGATTATTTTTTGGCAGAGGGTTCGTTGACCTGGTGGGCAATTGGAGCCTCTTTAATCGCCTCTAATATTTCTGCCGAACAGTTTATAGGAATGAGTGGGAGTGGCTTTAAAATGGGCTTAGCTATATCTACATATGAGTGGATGGCTGCGGCTACGCTGATGATCGTCGCAATATTTTTTATTCCTGTTTATCTGAAGAATAAAATTTATACAATGCCGCAATTTTTAAGTCAGCGGTATAATGGGACGGTGGCTATGATTATGGCTATATTTTGGCTTTTGTTGTATGTGCTTGTAAATCTCACTTCTATACTTTACTTAGGAGCATTAGCTATCAGCAGCATTTCGGGAATAAGTATTACAACCTGTATGTTATTCTTGGCAATATTTGCAATCATTATTACATTGGGTGGTATGAAAGTGATTGGCTACACGGATGTAATACAGGTTTTCTTTCTAATTCTGGGAGGGTTGGTAACAACCTATATTGCGTTGAATCTTGTATCGAAAGAATTTGGTACTACTGGTACCATCAATGGTTTTAGACTATTAACACAGCATGCAGATGATCATTTTCATATGATTTTTGATAAGAATAATGCTAACTACATGGACTTGCCCGGACTAACAGTTTTAATAGGAGGTATGTGGATTGTAAACTTGAATTACTGGGGCTGTAATCAGTATATAACACAAAGAGCTTTAGGAGCTGATTTAAAGACTGCAAGAGGCGGAATCTTGTTTGCTGCATTTTTGAAATTATTAATGCCGGTAATTGTTGTTCTGCCTGGTATTGCTGCGTATGTATTGCATCAACGAGGGAATTTTCAAACAGAATTGTTACAAAATGGAGAATTGAATCCTGACAGAGCTTATCCGGTATTATTGAATCTTTTACCTGCAGGTTTAAAAGGCCTTGCATTCGCTGCTTTAACAGCAGCAATCGTCGCCTCTCTTGCTGGCAAAGCTAATAGCATTGCTACTATTTTTACACTGGATATTTATAAAAAGATTAATAAAAGTGCTGATGAAACTAAATTAGTAAAAATTGGGAAACTTGTTGTGTTGGTCGCAATGCTATTGGCGGTTGTCATTGCTCCATTAATGGGCATTGATAAGAAAGGAGGTTTTCAATATGTGCAGGAATACACAGGTTTTGTAAGTCCGGGTATTTTTGCAATGTTCATTTTAGGGTTCTTCTGGAAAAAAACTACTTCTAATGCGGCATTGTTCGCTACTATTGGCGGGGTTATTTTTTCATTCGTTTTAAAATTCATTCCTGCTGCAGTAAATCTTTCATTTTTGTCTTCAATAGGATTTTCAAAAATGAATGAGAAAGGGATTTATGAAATTCCATTCTTGGATAGGATGGGGTTTGTATTTTGTGCTAGTGTTATTGGTATGTATTTTATCAGTATGTATGAAAATAAAAAAGGAGTAAAACCTAATGCATTAGAACTAGATAGAAAAATGTTTGGATTGAATACTTCATTTACCGTAGGCGCATTAATTGTTTGCGGCATATTGGCAGCTTTGTACACAATATTTTGGTAA